In Passer domesticus isolate bPasDom1 chromosome 12, bPasDom1.hap1, whole genome shotgun sequence, the following proteins share a genomic window:
- the TAT gene encoding tyrosine aminotransferase isoform X1, producing the protein MDSYLIQVNGHGHHAPMLDVHLKNTGNTISPGKVKGRKPRWAVRASEMSKKTFNPIRAIVDSMKVEPNPKKAMISLSLGDPTVFGNLPTNDEVTRAVKEVLDSGQYNGYAPSVGYQSCREAVAAYYNCPEAPLKAQDVILTSGCSQAIELALAVLANPGQNILVPRPGFSLYKTLALSMGIEVKLYNLLPEKAWEIDLEHLESLVDEKTACLIVNNPSNPCGSVFRKSHLQEILAVASRQCVPILADEIYGDMVFADYKYEPIATLSTNVPILSCGGLAKRWLVPGWRMGWILIHDRRDIFGNEIRDGLLRLSQRILGPCTIVQGALERILHRTPPEFYHNTLSILKSNADLCYAALSAIPGLQPVRPAGAMYLMVEIEMEHFPEFENDVEFTERLISEQSVFCLPATCFEYPNFFRVVITVPEEMILEACSRIQEFCEMHYQGAEGAQDLECDK; encoded by the exons ATGGACTCGTACCTGATCCAAGTGAATGGCCATGGACATCATGCCCCTATGCTAGATGTTCATCTCAAGAACACTGGGAACACCATATCACCAGGGAAGGTGAAGGGTCGGAAGCCAAGATGGGCTGTAAGGGCTTCTGAAATGTCAAAGAAGACTTTCAATCCCATCCGAGCCATTGTAGACAGCATGAAGGTGGAACCCAACCCAAAGAAAGCCATGATCTCCTTGTCATTAG GAGACCCGACGGTCTTTGGAAACCTTCCCACAAATGATGAGGTCACACGGGCTGTGAAGGAGGTTTTGGACTCAGGACAGTACAATGGTTATGCTCCATCTGTTG GCTACCAGTCCTGCCGGGAAGCTGTTGCTGCATACTACAACTGCCCAGAGGCACCACTGAAGGCCCAG GATGTCATCTTAACAagtggctgcagccaggccataGAGCttgccttggcagtgctggccaaCCCAGGGCAGAACATCCTGGTGCCACggcctggcttctccctctACAAGACTCTGGCATTGTCTATGGGGATAGAGGTCAAACTCTATAACCTCTTG CCAGAGAAGGCCTGGGAAATTGATTTGGAGCACTTGGAGTCTTTGGTGGATGAGAAAACAGCTTGCCTCATTGTGAACAACCCATCGAACCCCTGTGGCTCTGTGTTCCGCAAGAGCCACCTCCAGGAGATCCTGGCAG TGGCATCAAGACAGTGTGTGCCCATCCTGGCTGATGAGATCTACGGAGACATG GTATTTGCTGACTACAAGTATGAACCCATTGCAACTCTCAGCACCAATGTGCCAATCTTGTCCTGCGGCGGCTTGGCAAAGCGATGGCTGGTCCCTGGCTGGCGGATGGGCTGGATCCTGATTCATGACAGAAGAGACATCTTTGGTAATGAG ATCAGGGACGGCCTTCTAAGACTGAGTCAAAGGATCCTAGGACCCTGTACAATTGTCCAAGGAGCACTGGAGCGTATCTTGCACCGAACACCACCTGAGTTCTACCACAACACCCTAAGCATCCTCAAG tctAATGCTGACCTTTGTTATGCTGCCTTATCAGCTATCCCTGGCCTTCAGCCTGTCAGGCCTGCTGGAGCCATGTACCTTATG GTTGAGATAGAGATGGAGCATTTTCCGGAGTTTGAAAATGACGTGGAGTTCACTGAGCGACTCATCTCGGAGCAGTCTGTGTTCTGCTTGCCAGCCACG TGCTTTGAGTACCCAAACTTCTTCCGCGTAGTGATCACCGTGCCTGAGGAGATGATCTTGGAGGCCTGCAGTCGCATTCAGGAGTTCTGTGAGATGCACTACCAGGGTGCTGAGGGGGCCCAGGATCTGGAGTGTGACAAGTAG
- the TAT gene encoding tyrosine aminotransferase isoform X2, whose product MDSYLIQVNGHGHHAPMLDVHLKNTGNTISPGKVKGRKPRWAVRASEMSKKTFNPIRAIVDSMKVEPNPKKAMISLSLGDPTVFGNLPTNDEVTRAVKEVLDSGQYNGYAPSVGYQSCREAVAAYYNCPEAPLKAQDVILTSGCSQAIELALAVLANPGQNILVPRPGFSLYKTLALSMGIEVKLYNLLPEKAWEIDLEHLESLVDEKTACLIVNNPSNPCGSVFRKSHLQEILAVASRQCVPILADEIYGDMVFADYKYEPIATLSTNVPILSCGGLAKRWLVPGWRMGWILIHDRRDIFGNEIRDGLLRLSQRILGPCTIVQGALERILHRTPPEFYHNTLSILKLSLAFSLSGLLEPCTLWLR is encoded by the exons ATGGACTCGTACCTGATCCAAGTGAATGGCCATGGACATCATGCCCCTATGCTAGATGTTCATCTCAAGAACACTGGGAACACCATATCACCAGGGAAGGTGAAGGGTCGGAAGCCAAGATGGGCTGTAAGGGCTTCTGAAATGTCAAAGAAGACTTTCAATCCCATCCGAGCCATTGTAGACAGCATGAAGGTGGAACCCAACCCAAAGAAAGCCATGATCTCCTTGTCATTAG GAGACCCGACGGTCTTTGGAAACCTTCCCACAAATGATGAGGTCACACGGGCTGTGAAGGAGGTTTTGGACTCAGGACAGTACAATGGTTATGCTCCATCTGTTG GCTACCAGTCCTGCCGGGAAGCTGTTGCTGCATACTACAACTGCCCAGAGGCACCACTGAAGGCCCAG GATGTCATCTTAACAagtggctgcagccaggccataGAGCttgccttggcagtgctggccaaCCCAGGGCAGAACATCCTGGTGCCACggcctggcttctccctctACAAGACTCTGGCATTGTCTATGGGGATAGAGGTCAAACTCTATAACCTCTTG CCAGAGAAGGCCTGGGAAATTGATTTGGAGCACTTGGAGTCTTTGGTGGATGAGAAAACAGCTTGCCTCATTGTGAACAACCCATCGAACCCCTGTGGCTCTGTGTTCCGCAAGAGCCACCTCCAGGAGATCCTGGCAG TGGCATCAAGACAGTGTGTGCCCATCCTGGCTGATGAGATCTACGGAGACATG GTATTTGCTGACTACAAGTATGAACCCATTGCAACTCTCAGCACCAATGTGCCAATCTTGTCCTGCGGCGGCTTGGCAAAGCGATGGCTGGTCCCTGGCTGGCGGATGGGCTGGATCCTGATTCATGACAGAAGAGACATCTTTGGTAATGAG ATCAGGGACGGCCTTCTAAGACTGAGTCAAAGGATCCTAGGACCCTGTACAATTGTCCAAGGAGCACTGGAGCGTATCTTGCACCGAACACCACCTGAGTTCTACCACAACACCCTAAGCATCCTCAAG CTATCCCTGGCCTTCAGCCTGTCAGGCCTGCTGGAGCCATGTACCTTATG GTTGAGATAG